CCGATAGCGAAACCCGCACCTGGCGCGTGAGAGTCTCACTGATTGACCCCCCCAAAGAGATGGCGCTGGGCGCTACCGTACAAGGCGAGGTAACGTTACCGGCAGAGGATGCTCTGGCCTTGCCGGCATCAGCGCTGACGCGTCAGGGCGATGCTCCTGCGGTTTTTGTGGTCGAGCCGCAAACACACACGCTGCGTTTACAGCCCGTTACCCTTGGTCGCTACAGCGAGGAGCAAATTTTTGTCACGGAGGGCCTGCATACGGGGGATAGCGTTGTTACCGCCGGGGTGAGTAAATTGCGTGCGGGTGAGAAAGTGACGTTGTTGGGGGCGAACTGATGTCTGGCGGATTGAAGCAAAAGTGGAACCTGTCAGCCTGGGCGCTGAAGCACCAGCAAATGGTGGCGTTTTTTATGCTGATCATCATGGCCGCCGGGGTGATGAGCTACCAGCGGTTGCCCCGTAACGAAGACCCGGCCTTCACCATTAAAACGGCGGTGGTTTCAGCACGCTGGCCCGGTGCCACGGTGCAAGATACCGTCAGTTTCGTTACCGATGTGCTGGAAAAGAAACTGCAAGAAACGCCCTATCTGGATTTTATCGAGAGCTATAGCCGCCCTGGTGAGGCGGTGATTTTTGTTAACCTGCGCGACAGTACCCCGCCCTCAGCGGTGAAAGGCATCTGGTATAGCGTGCGTAAAAAGATGAAAGATATCGCCTCGGCGTTGCCGGATGGCGTCGCTGAGCCTGCGGTAAACGATGAGTTTGATGACACCTTCGGCACCCTTTATGGTTTCACCGCTGAAGGCTATTCACCAAGAGAGCTGCGCGACAAGGTGGATGATATCCGCACCGCCCTGCTGACGATACCGGATGTGGGCAAAATAGAGGTGTTAGGTGCCGAGGAAGAGCAGATCATCGTGGCCTTTTCCCCCCGGCAACTGGCTGGCATGGGGCTCGATTTACAGCAAGTGACGGCCGCCTTGCAGGCGCAAAATGCGGTCAGCCCGGCGGGGATGATTCGTACCGCACACGATAAGGTGGAACTGCGCGTGAGCGGGGCGTTTATGTCTGAAGAGAGCCTGCGTCAGGTGACGCTGCATATTGGCGGGCGCTTTATCCCGCTGACGGACATCGCCAGCCTGCATCGTCAGCGCGCTGAACCACCGGCCCCCAGGTTTCGCGTTAACGGGCAACCGGCGATAGGGCTGGCTATCTCCATGGCTCCCACCGGCAATATGCTGGCGTTTGGCGAGGCGCTACGCAGCAAGATGGCCGTCATTAAATCGGCGCTGCCATATGGGATTGACGTCACCGATGTGGCTGACCAGTCAGCGGTGGTGAAATCCTCGGTCGATGGGTTTGTCAAAGTCCTGCTGGAAGCGGTGGTTATCGTGCTGGCGGTATCGTTCGTGTCGCTCGGCAGCCGGGCCGGACTGGTGGTGGCCGCATCAATCCCGATTGTGCTGGCAATGACCTTTATCGGCATGGAGATAGCCGGTATCGGTTTGCAGCGTATTTCGCTCGGTGCGCTGATTATTGCGCTGGGGCTGCTGGTGGATGACGCGATGATAACGGTGGAAGCGATGGTTTCCAGTCTTGAGAAGGGCGAGGTGCGTGAGCAGGCGGCAACCCGCGCTTACGAAACCACAGCCTTTCCGATGCTGACCGGCACACTGGTGATGGTAGCCGGTTTTATTCCGGTCGGCTTTGCTGCGTCCGGGGCCGGTGAATACTGTTATTCGCTGTTTATCGTGGTGCTGATGTCGCTACTGAGTTCCTGGGTGGTGGCTATTCTATTTTCACCGCTGATAGGGGTCTGGCTGCTGGCGAAACAGATACCTGTTCATGCCGCAACGCCCGGTCGTCTCGCGCGTGCTTACCATCGCCTGCTGGAGATGGCCTTACGCTACCGTGGCCGTACCTTGTGGCTGTCTGTTGCGATGTTGCTGCTGGCGGTGCTGGCTGCAAGCCGGCTTCAGGGCGAATTTTTCCCGGCATCCGACAGGCCCGAGTTGCTGGTCAGTTTGACGCTGCCGCGCAATGCCTCTCAGGAGGCCACCGCGCGTGAAGTGGCGCGTCTTGAAAAATCGCTTGCCGATGACCCTGACCTTGACCATTTCTCTACCTATGTGGGGGCCGGTGCGGTGCGCTTTTATCTGCCGATGGAGGTGTTACTGCAAAATGAAAACCTTGCACAACTGGTGCTGGTGGCGAAGGGGTTGAAAGAGCGGGATGCGTTGCGAGCCCGGCTGGAGGCGCGGCTGAAGCAAGATTTCAGCCATTTGGTCGCCAGAGTGTCGCCACTGGAGCTGGGGCCGCCTGTCGGCTGGCCGTTGAAATATCGGGTGAGCGGGCCGGATATTAGCAAGGTGCGTGAATATGCCAATGCACTGGCGTCGCTGGTTGCCGCGAATACCGGTGCGCGTGAAGTGAGCCTGACCGCCGGGGAGCCGGAGCGCGTGATTCGCGTCGCGCTAAACCAGACGGAAGCGCGCGCCGTTGGTGTCAGTTCTCAGGCGGTGGCCAGTGCGCTGGCTACCATTTTTTCCGGCACCACCGTGACTCAGGTGCGCGATCGCAATCGTATGGTGGATGTGGTAGTGCGTGCCCGGGATGAGGAGCGCCAGGATCTGGACACCGTTGCCAGCCTGCAATTGCGCACCTCGAATGGTCAGCGGGTGCCGCTGGAGCAGATAGCGACCGTCAGCTATGACGTGGATGAGCCTATCATCTGGCGTCGCCAGCGGCTGCCGTTTATCACGGTGCAGACCGATGTGGCCGTGGGCGTTCGGGCGCAAACGCTGTCTGAATCCTTAGCGCCTCAGGTGGCAGCCTATCAGGCGACACTGCCTGGTGGATACCAGATTGAAGAAGGCGGCGCGGTGGCAGAATCGAACAAGGGCAACCGCTCGGTCTATCAGGTTCTGCCGGTGACGTTGCTGGTGATGCTGATTTTGCTGATGGTGCAGTTACAGCGTTTCTCCCGCATGGCACTGGCGCTATTGATGGCTCCCTTCGGGTTAATCGGCGTGGTGGCTGCGATGCTGCCAACGGCTACACCAATGGGGTTTGTTGCCCTGCTTGGGGTGATTGCGCTGGCGGGGATGATAATCCGCAACGCGGTGATTTTAATCAGTGAAGTGGATACCAATGTGGCGCAGGGAGGGTCAGCGCATGAGGCGATTATTCAGGCCGCACAGCACCGCTCCCGGCCGATTTTGCTCACCGCGCTGGCGGCGATTCTGGGGATGATCCCGATTGCGACGCAGGTGTTCTGGGGGCCGATGGCCTACGCCATTATCGGTGGGTTGCTGGCGGCTACTTTACTGACACTGACTGTTTTACCGGCTGCCATCAGTCTGGTGATGCAATGGGAGGCCCCGCGCCACCCTCGTGCCTGATGCCGGTATCAATAAACAGGGTAAGAGAGAAGCAAGGCCCCGGCCGGGGCCTTGCTTGCGCGCCCAGAGACTACGCGCGCAGCGCGAGCGATAAAACGCTGTCATGAGTGGTGCTGCGCACTAACAGGAAAGCCGTTGCTTATTTTCGACAGGCTCCTTACCCTTGGGCCCAACAGTATCGAGCCTGGAGAAACCAGTATGCAAACCATCGAAAAATTGCTGCGTGGCAATGTGCTGGCCGCCGCCTGCCCCTCGCGTGAGGTGCTACAGCATATTACCAGCCGCTGGGGTATCCTTATTCTGCTGGTGCTGGCGTCAAAAACGCTGCGTTTTAGCGAGCTGCGGCGTCTTATCAACGGGGTGAGTGAGCGTATGCTGGCACAAACGTTACAAACGCTCGAAGGCGATGGTCTTATCAACAGGGTGGCTTATGACGTGGTGCCGCCACACGTTGAGTACAGCCTGACGCCATTAGGTCAGGAGGCGTCAGAAAAAGTGCAGATACTGATAGACTGGATAGAACAGAGTATGCCGCGCATTGCCGGGCACTGGTATCAGGCTGAACATGACAAGCCCCGAAAAACCTCTGCCTGAGGCAGGCGGCACACTTTTGCCCCTGGCCTGCCGCTGATAGCAGGAGGGTTATCGGTATAAACATGCCTGATATTTCGCCGATGTTCAGTTGCCTGCCGGTTCAAATGGTGTGTGGCGCGTTTGTGTATATTTAAGTCGGGGCCATAAATTAATATATAACCGCCGCGTGCCGGTCGGTGATGTCCGGTCTTTGGGTGAATAAAGGGGCTGACTGGAATAGACATTCTCTTTACTGGTAAACGTTATTGCGTTGTCGAATTTCTTCCTCTCCCTATTTTAGCAAGCTATTCCGACAGTATTCTCTATTTGATTTATTCAAGCAGAGCCATTTAACCATCAGGCTCACGTTTTATCGCACAAGATGAAGGGGGAAGGCTGAGTAAGATATTTCAGTGTGATAGTTTTGCCATGTTGTGATGAAAACACCGCTATTTTCGTCGAAATATGCATTAAAGGCTCATCTTGAGCCTGGTGGTTCGGCGGCGGTTATTTCCATGGTATTTATTGTGGGTAATTATTTTGTTTATTTTTTTATACTCTTTTTTTATGCGATAAAAATATGACCTGATTTTTTCAGTCGATTCCTGCATTCATCACCAGACGCCTGAATGATGATGCACGTCCCGATTTTCGGGAGGAAGGAATAATATTTTACTATGGGCAAACTGGAGGAATATGTCATGACAAAAAGAAAGTTTTTAACCTATGAAGAGGTTCGTAGGTTAATTGCAGCGAGCTATAATAAAGGAACCGGTGTGCGTGACAGTTGCCTGATCTTACTGGCATTTCGTCACGGTCTGCGTATCAGTGAGTTACTCGATCTGCGTTTTCCCGATCTGGATTTGAGTGAAGGGCGCTTAAATGTGCGACGGCTCAAAAATGGGTTTTCCACCGTGCACCCGCTGATGGCGGATGAATGTCAGGCGTTATCCGCATGGATGACGTTGCGTGAGAGCTGGAAAGCGGCACCTGGCAACAATGCCATCTTTATTTCACGGCGAGGGACGAGACTGTCGAGAAAACAGGCCTGGCATGTGATTCGCTGTGCCGGTGAGCGGGCGGGGATTGCGACGGTGACCCATCCGCATATGTTGCGTCATGCCTGTGGCTATGAGCTGGCAGAGCGCGGTACGGACACCCGGTTGATTCAGGATTATCTGGGGCATCGCAATATTCGTCATACCGTCAGTTATACGGCAAGCAACGCCGCGCGTTTTTTTGGCATCTGGGAAAGGGACAATCGCACAGGGCTCGTTGGGTAAATTTGGGGAAGAATAAAATGCTAATTTTTGGGCAAATAATAAGCATCTTTAAGACATTTGGGACCAAACTGTCTGTACTATAAAATCACCTCTCGCTCATTGCAACATCTCTTCATACTTATTAATACTTTATATTAAATAACTATATGATTAAAAAGTAATTTATTTTTACTGGTAAACATATTTGCTGGTTTTTACACTCTGTTACTCCCTGCATATCCCCGTCGTTCCTCCTTGCCCGACATCGTGTTTTAGGCATTTTAGCCGCTATCTTGCAAGGTTTTTTCATGTTTATAGCCAGAACCCATTGTCTTTTTTTTGGATTTTTATTCCATATTTAATCAATTATATGGATTAAAAATCTATAAGACAAAATGGTCCCAAGTGTCTCATCTGAATGGGCTAAATGAAGCCGGTTTTGGCGTTCGGAAATAGGCTAAAACACATTTCTGATTGGTTCTGCAAACAGGGGCTTCCTGAGCGTTTTTTTTGAATATAATCAATTGTTTATTAAGGAAATAATATGCGTATTAAATCGCTGGCAATCGTGGTTGCATCTGCATTGGTATTGAGTTCAGCCGCTCATGCAGCGGGCGACAATCCGGCTCCGCCGAAAGCCTCGGTGGTCACGGTCAATGGCGGGACGGTGCATTTCAAAGGCGAGGTGGTTAACGCTGCCTGTGCGGTGGATGCCGGTTCCGTTGACCAGACGGTACAACTGGGGCAGGTGCGTAGTACCAAATTAGCATCAGCGGGCAACACCAGTTCCGCGGTGGGCTTCAACATCAAGCTTAATGATTGCGATACCACGGTTGCTGGCAAGGCGTCTGTGGCGTTTTCCGGTTCAGCCGTGAGCGCGACCCATGGCAACGTGCTTGCCCTGCAAAGCTCTGCTGCCGGGGGCGCGACCAATGTAGGGGTTCAAATTCTTGACAGCAGCGGCACACCGTTAGCGCTAAATGGCGAAGCGTTTAGCGCCCCCATCAAGCTCAACGACGGCACCAATACCCTGCCGTTTCAGGCTCGTTATTACGCAACCGGTGCAGCAACGGCCGGGGTCGCTAATGCCGATGCCACCTTTAAGGTGCAATACCAATAAGGTGCCGTGCCCATCATGAAGTTAAAGGCAACGGAGGCGATATCGGGCCAGCCAGGAGGGCCCGTTTACAACAGCGCAATATAAGGAGGCGGTGAGATGCGGGGAGTGAACGCCGTGCTGTTGATTATCCTGTTTTCGCCAGCCGTTGTTGCAGGCCATCACTGGAACGTGGTGCTGCCGGGCGGCAACATGCGGTTTCAGGGGGAAATTATTGCCGAGTCATGCCGGGTGGAAGCCGCAGACCAGCACATGACGGTGCTGATGGGGCAAATGCCGGATAACCGCTTGCAGGGTATTGGCTCTGATGCCGGGGCCGTACCTTTTGTTATCCACCTTCTGGATTGTAACCCCACGGTGCGTGAACGGGTGGGGGTGGCTTTTCAGGGGGTGGCTGACAGCGCGAACCCTGACGTTCTGGCGATTGCTGATGGGCCACAAGCCGCCCGTGGCGTTGGTGTGGCGCTATTTAATGCCGAAAACCGATTGATTGCGCTTAATCGGGAGCCACAGACATGGGCCCGGTTATCCCCGGGATCCGTAGATTTGCATTTTGTCGCCAAATATCGCGCCACCCGTCATGAAATAAGCGGTGGTGTGGCTAACGCTCAGGCCTGGTTTTCGCTGACGTACCCGTAATCAACACCGGTTCGTGTGAGACATACCGCTGACATTCGACGCCAGATAATGCTTTGGGCGACCAGGAGATAACGTGAGAAGAGAGAGAAACGTCATGATACACAGGCTGATGGCAGGGATGCTGGTGTTGGCGGGGATGGTGCTGACCTGTCAGGTTCAGGCGGGGGTTGCATTGGGGGCGACACGGGTTATCTACCCGGCAAATCACAAGCAGGTGCAACTGGCTGTGAGCAGCAACGATGAAAACACCTACCTGATTCAGTCATGGGTGGAGAACGTTAACGGGCAAAAAGACGGGCAGTTTGTCGTCACCCCGCCCCTGTTTGTTATGCAGGGTAAGAAAGAGAATACCCTGCGTATTATCGATGCCACGAATCAGCAGTTGCCGCAGAACAAAGAGAGCCTGTTCTGGATTAACGTCAAAGCGATCCCCTCTCTTGATAAGAGCAAGCAGCAGGCGAATAC
This sequence is a window from Dickeya aquatica. Protein-coding genes within it:
- a CDS encoding efflux RND transporter permease subunit; the encoded protein is MSGGLKQKWNLSAWALKHQQMVAFFMLIIMAAGVMSYQRLPRNEDPAFTIKTAVVSARWPGATVQDTVSFVTDVLEKKLQETPYLDFIESYSRPGEAVIFVNLRDSTPPSAVKGIWYSVRKKMKDIASALPDGVAEPAVNDEFDDTFGTLYGFTAEGYSPRELRDKVDDIRTALLTIPDVGKIEVLGAEEEQIIVAFSPRQLAGMGLDLQQVTAALQAQNAVSPAGMIRTAHDKVELRVSGAFMSEESLRQVTLHIGGRFIPLTDIASLHRQRAEPPAPRFRVNGQPAIGLAISMAPTGNMLAFGEALRSKMAVIKSALPYGIDVTDVADQSAVVKSSVDGFVKVLLEAVVIVLAVSFVSLGSRAGLVVAASIPIVLAMTFIGMEIAGIGLQRISLGALIIALGLLVDDAMITVEAMVSSLEKGEVREQAATRAYETTAFPMLTGTLVMVAGFIPVGFAASGAGEYCYSLFIVVLMSLLSSWVVAILFSPLIGVWLLAKQIPVHAATPGRLARAYHRLLEMALRYRGRTLWLSVAMLLLAVLAASRLQGEFFPASDRPELLVSLTLPRNASQEATAREVARLEKSLADDPDLDHFSTYVGAGAVRFYLPMEVLLQNENLAQLVLVAKGLKERDALRARLEARLKQDFSHLVARVSPLELGPPVGWPLKYRVSGPDISKVREYANALASLVAANTGAREVSLTAGEPERVIRVALNQTEARAVGVSSQAVASALATIFSGTTVTQVRDRNRMVDVVVRARDEERQDLDTVASLQLRTSNGQRVPLEQIATVSYDVDEPIIWRRQRLPFITVQTDVAVGVRAQTLSESLAPQVAAYQATLPGGYQIEEGGAVAESNKGNRSVYQVLPVTLLVMLILLMVQLQRFSRMALALLMAPFGLIGVVAAMLPTATPMGFVALLGVIALAGMIIRNAVILISEVDTNVAQGGSAHEAIIQAAQHRSRPILLTALAAILGMIPIATQVFWGPMAYAIIGGLLAATLLTLTVLPAAISLVMQWEAPRHPRA
- a CDS encoding winged helix-turn-helix transcriptional regulator, with translation MQTIEKLLRGNVLAAACPSREVLQHITSRWGILILLVLASKTLRFSELRRLINGVSERMLAQTLQTLEGDGLINRVAYDVVPPHVEYSLTPLGQEASEKVQILIDWIEQSMPRIAGHWYQAEHDKPRKTSA
- a CDS encoding tyrosine-type DNA invertase, coding for MTKRKFLTYEEVRRLIAASYNKGTGVRDSCLILLAFRHGLRISELLDLRFPDLDLSEGRLNVRRLKNGFSTVHPLMADECQALSAWMTLRESWKAAPGNNAIFISRRGTRLSRKQAWHVIRCAGERAGIATVTHPHMLRHACGYELAERGTDTRLIQDYLGHRNIRHTVSYTASNAARFFGIWERDNRTGLVG
- the fimA gene encoding type 1 fimbrial major subunit FimA: MRIKSLAIVVASALVLSSAAHAAGDNPAPPKASVVTVNGGTVHFKGEVVNAACAVDAGSVDQTVQLGQVRSTKLASAGNTSSAVGFNIKLNDCDTTVAGKASVAFSGSAVSATHGNVLALQSSAAGGATNVGVQILDSSGTPLALNGEAFSAPIKLNDGTNTLPFQARYYATGAATAGVANADATFKVQYQ
- a CDS encoding fimbrial protein; this encodes MRGVNAVLLIILFSPAVVAGHHWNVVLPGGNMRFQGEIIAESCRVEAADQHMTVLMGQMPDNRLQGIGSDAGAVPFVIHLLDCNPTVRERVGVAFQGVADSANPDVLAIADGPQAARGVGVALFNAENRLIALNREPQTWARLSPGSVDLHFVAKYRATRHEISGGVANAQAWFSLTYP
- a CDS encoding fimbria/pilus periplasmic chaperone, with product MIHRLMAGMLVLAGMVLTCQVQAGVALGATRVIYPANHKQVQLAVSSNDENTYLIQSWVENVNGQKDGQFVVTPPLFVMQGKKENTLRIIDATNQQLPQNKESLFWINVKAIPSLDKSKQQANTLQLAIISRIKLIYRPVNLSIPPEQAAAKLRFKRQGNQLVLSNPTPYFLTITELSMGARALDNALVPAEGQVSVALPAGAEGKVTYRTINDYGALTPRLTGVTE